From Nicotiana tabacum cultivar K326 chromosome 20, ASM71507v2, whole genome shotgun sequence, one genomic window encodes:
- the LOC107773630 gene encoding LEAF RUST 10 DISEASE-RESISTANCE LOCUS RECEPTOR-LIKE PROTEIN KINASE-like 1.1 isoform X2, protein MALAASFICFLLSFLLILVQANGRNDSSCPKSFSCGNLTDLSFPFSLSTQPDCGIIPLSGCDAKPHPRIQLLPGGDWYYALEKQYSSIWLGDAKFQTTLNQHKCQAFNKDFFLPISPSVSFPILNLYNFFKCNSTTNNTPSITQKKNDHFAGYKMYNGCKGFSIYYKLPGDDDVKDIPADNLPTNCSLIRLPFHSVSGDGDLFDLLGPEIHVEWKLSEDCSRCHYGGGQCQTDKTNRFYCHEDTNTTRGSTDQRKESTRRNTVELILGTGSVMITCAVVYFIWRYKKSKFSPSHFLSTKKLSDIFNHDVEGGSIFFGVPVFPYSELEEATNDFNSSRVLGDGGYGTVYYGKLKDGREVAVKRLYEHNCKRMEQFVNEIEILTRLRHNNLVTLYGCTSRRSRELLLVYEYIPNGTLADHLHGDRAKDGLLTWPIRMNIAIETAGALAYLHASDIIHCDVKTNNILLDHNFSVKVADFGISRLFPNDVSHISTAPRGTPGYIDPKYHECYQLTSKSDVYSFGVVLVELISSMPAVDMSRHSQEINLANFAINKIIKSAFNELIDPSLGFDSDTKIWEMATSVAELAFLCLQTDRDVRPSMVEVLDILKEIQTSEFDNEKRAKVATAPPFPESENLLLLKQVKSLPSPNSLTDNWFTCSDITSTTS, encoded by the exons ATGGCTTTGGCTGCTTCTTTTATTTGcttccttttatcttttcttcTGATCTTAGTTCAGGCAAATGGCAGAAACGATTCTAGTTGTCCAAAGTCCTTTTCTTGTGGGAATCTTACTGATCTGAGCTTTCCTTTCTCTCTTTCCACACAACCTGATTGTGGAATAATCCCTCTATCTGGTTGTGATGCTAAACCTCATCCCAGAATCCAACTGCTTCCTGGAGGAGATTGGTACTATGCTTTAGAGAAGCAATATTCATCAATTTGGCTTGGGGACGCGAAGTTTCAAACGACATTGAATCAACACAAGTGCCAGGCTTTTAACAAAGATTTCTTCCTTCCAATCTCTCCTTCTGTTTCTTTCCCTATACTTAATCTTTACAACTTCTTCAAATGCAACAGCACCACTAATAATACCCCGAGCATTACCCAGAAGAAGAACGATCATTTTGCTGGTTATAAAATGTACAATGGCTGTAAAGGCTTCAGCATATACTACAAGCTTCCCGGAGATGATGATGTTAAAGACATTCCAGCAGACAATCTTCCTACCAACTGTTCACTTATCAGATTGCCATTTCACTCTGTATCCGGAGATGGTGATTTGTTTGACTTGTTAGGTCCCGAAATTCATGTAGAATGGAAACTCTCTGAGGACTGTAGCCGATGCCACTATGGTGGAGGTCAATGCCAGACTGATAAAACCAACAGATTTTATTGTCACGAAG ATACAAACACAACTAGGGGTAGTACTGATCAAAGAAAAGAATCAACTCGAAGAAATACAGTGGAGCTGATTCTGGGTACAG GATCGGTGATGATAACTTGTGCAGTTGTATACTTTATCTGGCGTTACAAGAAGAGTAAATTTAGTCCATCCCACTTCCTCTCGACAAAGAAACTATCAGATATTTTTAATCACGATGTTGAGGGAGGCAGTATATTCTTCGGTGTCCCAGTCTTCCCCTATTCAGAACTTGAAGAGGCCACAAATGATTTCAATTCCTCGAGAGTACTTGGAGATGGAGGTTATGGAACTGTTTACTATG GAAAACTTAAGGATGGTCGAGAGGTTGCTGTGAAGCGCCTCTACGAGCACAACTGCAAGCGAATGGAGCAGTTTGTAAATGAAATTGAGATCCTTACTAGACTAAGGCACAACAATCTTGTCACCCTCTATGGCTGCACTTCAAGGCGAAGCCGTGAACTACTCCTTGTCTATGAATACATTCCTAATGGAACTCTTGCTGATCACCTCCATGGTGACAGAGCGAAGGACGGATTACTCACGTGGCCAATCCGCATGAACATCGCCATAGAAACTGCTGGTGCATTGGCTTACCTGCATGCTTCTGACATAATACACTGTGATGTCAAGACTAATAACATACTCCTTGATCACAACTTTAGTGttaaagttgcagattttgggatTTCAAGGCTCTTCCCAAATGATGTCTCTCATATTTCAACTGCACCGCGGGGGACCCCTGGCTATATTGATCCAAAGTATCACGAATGTTACCAGCTGACTAGTAAAAGCGATGTTTATAGCTTCGGGGTGGTTCTTGTTGAACTCATTTCATCCATGCCAGCTGTGGATATGAGTAGGCATAGCCAAGAGATTAATTTGGCTAACTTCGCAATAAACAAGATTATAAAATCTGCATTTAACGAGCTGATCGATCCATCTCTGGGGTTCGATTCAGATACCAAGATTTGGGAAATGGCAACTTCAGTGGCAGAACTGGCTTTTCTATGCTTGCAGACAGATAGGGATGTGAGGCCTAGTATGGTTGAAGTTTTGGATATTCTAAAGGAGATTCAGACTAGTGAATTTGACAATGAGAAGAGAGCTAAAGTAGCAACAGCTCCTCCTTTCCCTGAATCAGAAAATTTGTTATTGTTGAAGCAAGTCAAATCACTACCTTCACCAAATTCTTTGACTGATAATTGGTTTACTTGCTCTGATATAACTAGTACAACTAGTTAA
- the LOC107773630 gene encoding LEAF RUST 10 DISEASE-RESISTANCE LOCUS RECEPTOR-LIKE PROTEIN KINASE-like 1.1 isoform X1, which yields MALAASFICFLLSFLLILVQANGRNDSSCPKSFSCGNLTDLSFPFSLSTQPDCGIIPLSGCDAKPHPRIQLLPGGDWYYALEKQYSSIWLGDAKFQTTLNQHKCQAFNKDFFLPISPSVSFPILNLYNFFKCNSTTNNTPSITQKKNDHFAGYKMYNGCKGFSIYYKLPGDDDVKDIPADNLPTNCSLIRLPFHSVSGDGDLFDLLGPEIHVEWKLSEDCSRCHYGGGQCQTDKTNRFYCHEDTNTTRGSTDQRKESTRRNTVELILGTVFGGVGSVMITCAVVYFIWRYKKSKFSPSHFLSTKKLSDIFNHDVEGGSIFFGVPVFPYSELEEATNDFNSSRVLGDGGYGTVYYGKLKDGREVAVKRLYEHNCKRMEQFVNEIEILTRLRHNNLVTLYGCTSRRSRELLLVYEYIPNGTLADHLHGDRAKDGLLTWPIRMNIAIETAGALAYLHASDIIHCDVKTNNILLDHNFSVKVADFGISRLFPNDVSHISTAPRGTPGYIDPKYHECYQLTSKSDVYSFGVVLVELISSMPAVDMSRHSQEINLANFAINKIIKSAFNELIDPSLGFDSDTKIWEMATSVAELAFLCLQTDRDVRPSMVEVLDILKEIQTSEFDNEKRAKVATAPPFPESENLLLLKQVKSLPSPNSLTDNWFTCSDITSTTS from the exons ATGGCTTTGGCTGCTTCTTTTATTTGcttccttttatcttttcttcTGATCTTAGTTCAGGCAAATGGCAGAAACGATTCTAGTTGTCCAAAGTCCTTTTCTTGTGGGAATCTTACTGATCTGAGCTTTCCTTTCTCTCTTTCCACACAACCTGATTGTGGAATAATCCCTCTATCTGGTTGTGATGCTAAACCTCATCCCAGAATCCAACTGCTTCCTGGAGGAGATTGGTACTATGCTTTAGAGAAGCAATATTCATCAATTTGGCTTGGGGACGCGAAGTTTCAAACGACATTGAATCAACACAAGTGCCAGGCTTTTAACAAAGATTTCTTCCTTCCAATCTCTCCTTCTGTTTCTTTCCCTATACTTAATCTTTACAACTTCTTCAAATGCAACAGCACCACTAATAATACCCCGAGCATTACCCAGAAGAAGAACGATCATTTTGCTGGTTATAAAATGTACAATGGCTGTAAAGGCTTCAGCATATACTACAAGCTTCCCGGAGATGATGATGTTAAAGACATTCCAGCAGACAATCTTCCTACCAACTGTTCACTTATCAGATTGCCATTTCACTCTGTATCCGGAGATGGTGATTTGTTTGACTTGTTAGGTCCCGAAATTCATGTAGAATGGAAACTCTCTGAGGACTGTAGCCGATGCCACTATGGTGGAGGTCAATGCCAGACTGATAAAACCAACAGATTTTATTGTCACGAAG ATACAAACACAACTAGGGGTAGTACTGATCAAAGAAAAGAATCAACTCGAAGAAATACAGTGGAGCTGATTCTGGGTACAG TTTTTGGTGGAGTAGGATCGGTGATGATAACTTGTGCAGTTGTATACTTTATCTGGCGTTACAAGAAGAGTAAATTTAGTCCATCCCACTTCCTCTCGACAAAGAAACTATCAGATATTTTTAATCACGATGTTGAGGGAGGCAGTATATTCTTCGGTGTCCCAGTCTTCCCCTATTCAGAACTTGAAGAGGCCACAAATGATTTCAATTCCTCGAGAGTACTTGGAGATGGAGGTTATGGAACTGTTTACTATG GAAAACTTAAGGATGGTCGAGAGGTTGCTGTGAAGCGCCTCTACGAGCACAACTGCAAGCGAATGGAGCAGTTTGTAAATGAAATTGAGATCCTTACTAGACTAAGGCACAACAATCTTGTCACCCTCTATGGCTGCACTTCAAGGCGAAGCCGTGAACTACTCCTTGTCTATGAATACATTCCTAATGGAACTCTTGCTGATCACCTCCATGGTGACAGAGCGAAGGACGGATTACTCACGTGGCCAATCCGCATGAACATCGCCATAGAAACTGCTGGTGCATTGGCTTACCTGCATGCTTCTGACATAATACACTGTGATGTCAAGACTAATAACATACTCCTTGATCACAACTTTAGTGttaaagttgcagattttgggatTTCAAGGCTCTTCCCAAATGATGTCTCTCATATTTCAACTGCACCGCGGGGGACCCCTGGCTATATTGATCCAAAGTATCACGAATGTTACCAGCTGACTAGTAAAAGCGATGTTTATAGCTTCGGGGTGGTTCTTGTTGAACTCATTTCATCCATGCCAGCTGTGGATATGAGTAGGCATAGCCAAGAGATTAATTTGGCTAACTTCGCAATAAACAAGATTATAAAATCTGCATTTAACGAGCTGATCGATCCATCTCTGGGGTTCGATTCAGATACCAAGATTTGGGAAATGGCAACTTCAGTGGCAGAACTGGCTTTTCTATGCTTGCAGACAGATAGGGATGTGAGGCCTAGTATGGTTGAAGTTTTGGATATTCTAAAGGAGATTCAGACTAGTGAATTTGACAATGAGAAGAGAGCTAAAGTAGCAACAGCTCCTCCTTTCCCTGAATCAGAAAATTTGTTATTGTTGAAGCAAGTCAAATCACTACCTTCACCAAATTCTTTGACTGATAATTGGTTTACTTGCTCTGATATAACTAGTACAACTAGTTAA